In the Ranitomeya imitator isolate aRanImi1 chromosome 2, aRanImi1.pri, whole genome shotgun sequence genome, gtatcagcgtactcgggacaaattggacaacaacttttgtggtccaatttcttctcttacccttggaaaaataaaaaattgggggcaaaaatataatttttgtgaaaaaatatgattttttatttttacggttctgcattataaacttctgtgaagcacttggtgggtcaaagtgctcaccacacctctagataagttccttagggggtctactttccaaaatggtgtcacttgtggggggtttcaatgtttaggcacatcagtggctctccaaacgcaacatggcgtcccatctcaatttctgtcaattttgcattgaaaagtcaaactgcgctccttcccttccgagctctcccatgcgcccaaacagtggtttactgccacatatggggtatcagcgtactcaggacaaattggacaacaacttttgtggtccaatttcttctcttacccttggaaaaataaaaaattgggggcaaaaatataatttttgtgaaaaaatatgattttttatttttacggttctgcattataaacttctgtgaagcacttggtgggtcaaagtgctcaccacacatccagataagttccttagggggtctactttccaaaatggtgtcacttgtggggggtttcaatgtttaggcacatcagtggctctccaaacgcaacatggcgtcccatctcaattcctgtcaaatttgcattgaaaagtcaaatagcgctccttcccttccgagctctcccatgcgcccaaacagtggtttactgccacatatggggtatcagcgtactcaggacaaattggacaacaactttttgggtccaatttctcctgttacccttggtaaaataaaacaaattggagctgaagaaaattttttgtgtaaaaaagttaaatgttcatttttatttaaacattccaaaaattcctattaaacacctgaagggttaataaacttcttgaatgtggttttgagcaccttgaggggtgcagtttttagaatggtgtcacacttgggcattttctatcatatagacccctcaaaatgacttcaaatgagacgtggtccctaaaaaaaatggtgttgtaaaaatgagaaattgctggtcaacttttaacccttataactccctaacaaaaaaaaaaattggttccaaaattatgctgatgtaaaggagacatgtgggaaatgttacttattaagtattttgtgtgacatatctctgtgatttaattgcataaaaattaaaagtttgaaaattgcgaaattttcaaaatttttgccaaatttccgtttttttcacaaataaacgcaggtactatcaaagaaattttaccactatcatgaagtacaatatgtcacgagaaaacaatgtcagaatcaccaggatccgttgaagcgtttcggagttataacctcataaagggacagtggtcagaattgtaaaaattggcctggtcattaacgtgcaaaccacccttgggggtaaaggggttaagaagatcCAATTTTGATTAAAAGTATTCCAACATTCTgatcataaaaaaggcttctcccctatgtgacgtctctgatgtttattaacagttgatttccaagtaaaatatttcccacattaagaaaattaaataggcttctcccctgtatgactgCTTTGATGTCTATTAACatgcgctttccggttaaaacatttcccacattcttaacagaaaaaaggcttctcccctgtgtgaattctctggtgcttaaccaaatctgatttctggttaaaacatttcccacattctgaacaagaaaaaggcttctcccctgtgtgaattatcttgtgcttaaccaaatctgatttttgggtaaaacatttcccacattcagaacaggaaaaacgtttctcccctgtgtgaatgctctgatgtctaataagatactctttccggttaaaacatttcccacattctgaacagcaaaaaggcttctcccctgtgtgaattctctgatgcttaaccaaatctgatttctggttaaaacatttcccacattctgaataggaaaaaggcttctcccttgtgtgagttctctggtgcttaaccaaatctgatttctgattgaaacttttcccacattctgaacagtaaggccatgtgcacacgctgcggattccattgtggaattttccgcagcggatttgattaaatccgcagtgcaaaaagtactgcggatttatcgcatttttttgtgtggtttccactgcggttttagacatctgcggatttttaatatggagcaggtgccaaaccgctgcagattccgcacaaagaattgacatgctgcggaaaataaaccgcagcatttctgcgtgtttttttccgcagcatgtgcacagaggtttttgttttccataggttaacattgtactatacaccacatggaaaactgctgcggatccgcagcgtcaaaaccactgtggatccgcagcaaaaactgcaacatgtgcacataccctaaagagtcttctcccctgtgtgaactctctggtgtctaacaagctctgatttctggttgaaacatttcccacattctgaacaagagaaaggcttctcccctgtgtgagttctttgatgcttAACAAGATTATATTTATGggtaaaacgtttcccacattctgaacatgaaaaaggcttctcccctgtgtgaattctctggtgcttaaccaaatctgatttctgattgaaacttttcccacattctgaacagtaaaaaggcttctcccctgtgtgaactctcttgtgttcaacaagatctgatttctggttaaaaaatTTCGCACACAATGAACAggagaaaggcttctcccctgtgtgagttcttagaTGCTCAACAAGATTATATTTATGGGTAAAAcctttcccacactctgaacatgaaaaaggcttctcccctgtgtgaattctctggtgcctaaccaaatcggATTTCTGAtggaaacttttcccacattctgaacaggaaaaaggcttctcccctgtgtgaattctctggtgcttaaccaaatctgatttctgatggaaacttttcccacattctgaacaggaaaaaggcttctgccctgtgtgagttctctggtgctttaccaaatctgatttctgatgGAAacttttctcacattctgaacaggaaaaaggcttctcccctgtgtgagttctctggtggtaaACCAAATCTGACTTCTGATGGaagcttttcccacattctgaacaggaaaaaggcttttcccctgtatgagttctctggtgattaaccaaatctgatttctgactgaaacatttcccacattctgaacatgaaaaaggtttctcccctgtgtgagttctctggtgcttaaccaaatctggtttctgattgaaacttttcccacattctgaacagtaaaaaggcttctcccctgtgtgaattctctggtgtgtaacaagtTCTGATTTCTGGTTgacacatttcccacattccgaacaggaaaagggcttctcccctgtgtgagttcttagaTGCTTAACAAGATtatatttctggataaaacatttcccacattctgaacatgaaaaaggcttctcccctgtgtgagttctctggtgcttaaccaaacatGATTTTTGTTTGAAACTTTTCCTACATTCTGAACagtaaaaaggcttctcccctgtgtgatttctctggtgtgtaacaagttctgatttctggttgaaacatttcccacattctgaacaggaaaagggcttctcccctgtgtgagttcttagaTGCATTACAAGATTACATTTCTGGGTAAAACGTCTCCCACAttgtgaacaggaaaaaggcttctcccctgtgtgagttctctggtggttaaCAAAAACTGATTTCCAttgaaaatatttcccacattttgaacatgaaaatgacttttttgctttaggagcagtttgttttttaatgcctcttttgtgactttgattatcCTTATTattcggtaatgaatcagaagatgggacctgtttcataggatcagttgTCAGATCTTcgttgtgaagggatgatggtatatctggagtaacagcagtcacttcagttgtatcttgtaagatctcaagatcatcatatttaaaaattgaagatggtagatgtccctctgatctcctggtatagTCATCTACtaagatataaaaaatatatttttaacaaAATATACTAGAGTttcatatttttgaacatttctgctTAGTTTGCCAATTTTATGGACAGTTTATGTAAAAAAACctttaattatttaccaagacaatgacatttcacagtctaatagaaaaccttgttggatgaaccagtagtgcgtggtgttcaactgtttgttcattctgcctcccaaacatcaaataaaaagaaaccaatcaatgttatgttatgtaggcaaaaataataccaattctcatctcacaaaaaaacaagtccccacccaggtatcatctgtcaatggaaaaacagaggttcccacactattagtggctcaaaggctgttgaaaagcaacaagctttctataaaccaatccaacaaaatccgctctcacttatgagtcttgcagtgtgctcaaacaacatttaggatccctgtatttagcaatattatagtgagacGAGTCCACTTAATTTACAGTGTGTTTTTCCTGGAGCACAATTTGGACACTAtttgttgggtaataaaatggcaaatgtgtaaatTTCACTCTCCAACATTCACTGCGAGTTAATTTCCGGAAAATGtttgtggagtcaaaatattcactcCTCCAATAGATTATCAGTGAAtcaatttataaaatggaatcactttatggggatttaaccccttagcgacagagccaatttggtacttaatgaccgagtcaatttttacaattctgacccactgtcactttatgaggttataactctggaacgctttaacagatcctgctgattctgagaatgttttttcgtgacataatgtacttcatgttagtagtaacatttattcgatattacttgcgattatttatgaaaaaaatgcaaatatcgcaaaaaaaattaaaattttgcaattttcaaactttgtatttgtatgcccttaaatcagagatatgtcacgaaaaatagttaataaataacatttcccacatgtctacgttacatcagcacaattttggaaacaacatttttttgggggtagggagttgtaagggttaaaagttcaccagcaatttctcatttatacaacaccattttttttttaaggcccacatcacatttgaagtcattttcaagtcaagtcagaggacagagaatgacagattgcttttttttttttttttttttttgcgaccgccggtaaacagttaattactggcgatcacaaaacaggggttgggaaaaaccgaccccgatcatgttctttggggtctcggctacccccggcagctgagaccgcaaagatcctccgggtgccggccggtgggcgcactgcgcatgcgcccgccatttttttgccggaaaaagatggcgccgcccattgggagccacaaggagcactgggggagacagtTGAGTAtctgggggctatcggggaccccatttctctgtcctctgatgtgcgatcacatcggaggacagagaaattaaaagagaaatcgctttttttttttttttgcgatcgccggtaaacggttaattaccggcgatcgcaactcgtgggtcggtaaaaaaaaaccccgaatcatgttctcggggatctcggctacccccggcaaccaagaccccagagaaaatccgactctgggggggtgccattcactttttccacagccccgttaattaacggcgctgtggtttaagtacccttaactgccgccgttaaaaggcgtatcggcggtcgttaaggggttaaactattctggtttcctgtcatttagttatattagggcttctgcatatggtgtgtccaatctcatctgggatctgttcctgctgtccagctggagtaacctgctccctacttcagccaattggaaagtaccacaccctactaaagctcaaagcatatTGCCGTTGTTCTCCTTTGGTTCAATTctctgtgctcagcttgcggcttgtgtatttgtttcctgttttgaCCATGGCCCGTTTgttgttttcagttaatgagattctcatgcttcgaGGTGGGGCTGTGGGCGGCCTGTTTGGGGGACTTTATGTGGTACTCTGATTACGtatgcatctgtattggcttatgacagatcactgatccctcagtgacctgtcccCTCATTTTTACATAATGCCTATAATAgcattgatattattgttgataatgcctataatattgtggctattgtgaggcttagaaaaaaattacatccagcaaaatgcaCCGGCGATggcggtgcctgcgcagtagcatctataagtaagagatagatgctactgggCAAGCACTGCCAGTGTAATTTTGCTGAATGTAGTTTTTTTTCTAAGCttcacaatagccacaatattataggcattatcaacaataatatcaacactattatatgcattacgTAAAATAGAGGGCatatcactgaaggatcagtgaccagtCATAAGTCAAAACATATGAATATGTGAGCAGAGTACCACAtaaaaccccgcccacagcaccacCTGCAGTCCCGCCCACAGCACCACCCACTGCTCAGACCACAGCCCCGCcatggagcacgagaatctcattaactgaaaactacaaaaaaaggttaaacaacaaccacaagatggatttcatcacatgGTATctatgtaatcagtataacggcgctgaccagacactgtctgtaggttcctGTGCACAGCCCGACTAACAGGCTCACTTTAAATTTAGATCTTAGTCATTTGGAAGAAGTGACGGAGAGCTTTTTTAAGACTATCAGGGAGATACAGATTCACATAAGTCAGGCAGATcaatcccaccacaatcaaactatcatacagaatgaacaggtaaaaaaaatagacagaataaaaaaaagtcacatccccaacaacaacataTGTACGAGGGGAGAATTCCAACAGTAAACCGaagttgcactcatttatggtggaccattggagctactatgagtcctgaccagaagattagagaaaataatattgctccccatttcaggagagttTGTGCAGTAACCTGaattccttaaagggactctgtcacctgaatttggagggaacaattttcagccatagaggcggggttttcgggtgtttgattcaccctttccttacccgctggctacatgctggctgcaatattggattgaagttcattctctgtcctccttagtacacgcctgcgcaaggcaagatttccttgtgcaggcatgtactacggaggacagagaatgaacttcaatccaatattgcagccagcatgtagccagcgggtaaggaaagggtgaatcaaacacccgaaaaccccgcctctatggctgaagattgttccctccgaatttaggtgacagagtccctttaagatcgaaaacataatggaatttatgtcatggagtgaatccatgaaactgaagcgatggccgggggaccaccactgtgcaggaagactacggtatacaagatgaggtgcaaacaacaaagggttgatttattagaaggcaaggaaggaagggaatgaggaatATGCAAACAGGGGTtttcaatggcaaaagacaatgtgCATGTGTTATCTTtcctgtaaaatagcacggtgctacaactattacagactcagaatatgtctcacaagcaagtttaaacaattaacaaataacgatgctactctatgtataaccttcctggcctttactaagcaggccacacggctgtactgactactgaagcctacactaggccctaacaggtgcaccaaacaagaACAGACCCAcgttgatgttggggactcaggtccagtcccaagggggcccccagaagtccaaaatgatggtgcgcacggctttctgtcagctctgtgaaacgtggtcttctccttgcttctggatcctagggatgctcctggaaactaagtccctttctcagtatcttcgtggcttcacaaactagcacagaacagccacctttgctgtacccggaaaagtcttgcaaatttcacaagtaaacttcgtcccaagctgtgggacctttcttgtagcaaatAGCACACAGTTCTCAGTCtctagcagcttcagctcacacacacagttcaggctcaactcctcccctcatCCTAGGGCAGTTTATCTTCACCGTCTATCGCAGGGGGAAGTAGGACATTCTAtcgcaccagacaagggggtgctgtctcttaaagtggcagcgtgttattgtccataacagcactaccctcttacatgcctcccttcttaatgatggttgtCCTCGACCATCACAGAATCAAGGTTGAAGCATAATGAAGGAACGTGCAATGTGGAGCaacacctatagaggaggcaacaaagatgtacaaacagacagagcacactgttctacatatcggactggtggaacccctgcattagacctctgggatctccgaagctcttggctgtcaggcaaggcttgactatcttccagaggaacacttgttgcaggagacattgtgagctcttgtctggtctcgtcctcgcATTGCGGTACTGGTACATTCAagggattaccgtctctgtgcggctgaggaccccctactgtgtcagggacgatccaccactcatcatcgatttcaccatcaggcatgacagattcaggaagtggagtggcgccttcaggtgacaatggcgtagaacagacctcagaccggcaaggccacagcatatttctgtgaagtactctagaggcggatgccccatcttcaatctgtaccatgcagacagggccgttagcatacactcgctcgataaccttgtacggctgtacttcccatctctaacttagttttcccttagggcgtttctctctgactaatactcagTCTCCAGGTTAGAgtggtaactcttgagtcggtttgtgGCCCGTATGttttttttcttgcagttgctgacccgccaaccgccgtatcgtttgcaatcgttgccgatgctctttcacccatgaggtgacagttcgctccatcagctcctttggctgttccaaattcagcttgatgatctctcgtccagctcttccaaacaacagtattTAGGGAGTATAAcctgtggtggagtggacccgattgttgtaggtccagaccaattctggcagatagtctggccaacacgccttcttatcctcctccaacgttctcagcatttgaagtaaggttctgttgaagcgttcacaagctccgttgccttgagggtggtaaggggtggtccgggaccgctcgatgccatacatgcgatacaattcttccatcaccttgccttgaaaacatgcgccttggtcagagtggatgcgctttgggcacccatacaccaggatgaagtcttgacagatggctagcGCCGCCGATTCCACAGTCTGGTCTCTAGttggagtgactactgcgaacttggagaaatgatcggtcatcaccaaacagtattgcagcccccgggccgtgtgtcccacgaggagatagtcgatcatcaagacttctagcggttccttagtttgtatggtttgtatgggtgccctctgttcagtagtcttaatgaggtcacatactcgacattgccggcaaacctcttccaccacaagctccaaccgggggcaatacacataccgctgtaaccattggtaggtctttgtggggctgaagtgcgctccgaattcattggcttctttagctacttcttgagccattcttcctgggatgaccacttgccaccttacttccatatcatttggatgttgcctcttacgatatagcactgactctcgcacctccagtctatcccactgatgtaacacactcctcatttcagagtccagatcatctctctcttgtttgccaggcttccgcttttgagttacccaccatttcatctgtctcagccctttgtcttcatcctgaacgtgtccccattcctcattggttctccccagggagaactagagaaaaatttggcgcgaaggtgtccggcgctagcagtctcgctgtagctctcttccaggaacttcactagctccttcagggtactgcgggtgagttctggttgtagacagacgtttctatgggcttctccctctagggcagttaacgcaatgtccacttcaaggtctgggctgatgttataaatcttcagggtgctttgcagccgggacacccagtcggacagtggcatattcttgccgtcaaactctggtagcacactaaatatggtgcccatagggagtgtccttgcaggggtttcaccaatgcccacagcatgtccattaacattagcattcccgccattgctgtctgctgcctccatcttggtgacagtaccctgctcgcagcgccacttgaagcgatggccgggggaccaccactgtGCAAGAAGACTacggtacacaagatgaggtgcaaacaacaaagggttgatttattagaaggcaaggaagggaatgaggaagatgcaaacaggggtttacaatggcaaaagacaatgtgCATGTGTTATCTTTCCTGTAAAATAGCACGATGCTACAACTATTACAGACTCAGAATATGTCTCTCAAGCAAGTTTAAGCAATTAACAAATAacgatgctactctatgtataaccttcctggcctttactaagcaggccacacggctcccgtgtactgactactagggttgagcgaaacggatcgttcattttcaaaagtcgccgacttttggtacagtcgggtttcacgaaacccgacccgatccctgtgtggggtcggccatgcggtacgcgactttcgcgccaaagtcgcgtttcaatgacgtgaaaagcgccatttctcagccaatgaaggtggatgcagagtgtgggcagcgtgaggacataggtcctggtccccaccatcttagagaagggcattgcagtgattggcttgctgtctgcggcgtcacaggggctataaagaggcgttcccgcataccgccatcttacttctgccgatcttagcatagggagaggttgctgccgcttcgtcagagcagggatagtgttaggcagggtccattaacccccaaaccgcctgtgctgtagcgatttccactgtccaacaccaccttttgtttgcagggacagtggaagctacattttttttttctcagcgctgtagctcattgggctgccctagaaggctccctgatagctgcattgctgtgtgtacaccactgtgcaaaccaactgcttttttc is a window encoding:
- the LOC138663240 gene encoding zinc finger protein 271-like isoform X1 — translated: MWSAALQVEVSTVLDPLSEDLLYKRIFLIYPSKMDMDREKMVERILHLTLEILFRLTGEDYTVVKKTSSECCHDPLSEGCRIPLKPITGPPPHPLIHEDINFQKILELIYKMIELLTGEVPIRCQDVAIYVSMEEWEFLEGHKNLYKDVMMEVPQPLTSPAVSSKMTTPERCLHTLLQQECKQEDPNVPQNHQGEDLTHINTTKAYVRGDERCKEEIPSYDYPVDDYTRRSEGHLPSSIFKYDDLEILQDTTEVTAVTPDIPSSLHNEDLTTDPMKQVPSSDSLPNNKDNQSHKRGIKKQTAPKAKKSFSCSKCGKYFQWKSVFVNHQRTHTGEKPFSCSQCGRRFTQKCNLVMHLRTHTGEKPFSCSECGKCFNQKSELVTHQRNHTGEKPFYCSECRKSFKQKSCLVKHQRTHTGEKPFSCSECGKCFIQKYNLVKHLRTHTGEKPFSCSECGKCVNQKSELVTHQRIHTGEKPFYCSECGKSFNQKPDLVKHQRTHTGEKPFSCSECGKCFSQKSDLVNHQRTHTGEKPFSCSECGKSFHQKSDLVYHQRTHTGEKPFSCSECEKSFHQKSDLVKHQRTHTGQKPFSCSECGKSFHQKSDLVKHQRIHTGEKPFSCSECGKSFHQKSDLVRHQRIHTGEKPFSCSECGKGFTHKYNLVEHLRTHTGEKPFSCSLCAKFFNQKSDLVEHKRVHTGEKPFYCSECGKSFNQKSDLVKHQRIHTGEKPFSCSECGKRFTHKYNLVKHQRTHTGEKPFSCSECGKCFNQKSELVRHQRVHTGEKTL
- the LOC138663240 gene encoding zinc finger protein 271-like isoform X2, translating into MWSAALQVEVSTVLDPLSEDLLYKRIFLIYPSKMDMDREKMVERILHLTLEILFRLTGEDYTVVKKTSSECCHDPLSEGCRIPLKPITGPPPHPLIHEDINFQKILELIYKMIELLTGEVPIRCQDVAIYVSMEEWEFLEGHKNLYKDVMMEVPQPLTSPAVSSKMTTPERCLHTLLQQECKQEDPNVPQNHQGEDLTHINTTKAYVRGDERCKEEIPSYDYPDDYTRRSEGHLPSSIFKYDDLEILQDTTEVTAVTPDIPSSLHNEDLTTDPMKQVPSSDSLPNNKDNQSHKRGIKKQTAPKAKKSFSCSKCGKYFQWKSVFVNHQRTHTGEKPFSCSQCGRRFTQKCNLVMHLRTHTGEKPFSCSECGKCFNQKSELVTHQRNHTGEKPFYCSECRKSFKQKSCLVKHQRTHTGEKPFSCSECGKCFIQKYNLVKHLRTHTGEKPFSCSECGKCVNQKSELVTHQRIHTGEKPFYCSECGKSFNQKPDLVKHQRTHTGEKPFSCSECGKCFSQKSDLVNHQRTHTGEKPFSCSECGKSFHQKSDLVYHQRTHTGEKPFSCSECEKSFHQKSDLVKHQRTHTGQKPFSCSECGKSFHQKSDLVKHQRIHTGEKPFSCSECGKSFHQKSDLVRHQRIHTGEKPFSCSECGKGFTHKYNLVEHLRTHTGEKPFSCSLCAKFFNQKSDLVEHKRVHTGEKPFYCSECGKSFNQKSDLVKHQRIHTGEKPFSCSECGKRFTHKYNLVKHQRTHTGEKPFSCSECGKCFNQKSELVRHQRVHTGEKTL
- the LOC138663245 gene encoding gastrula zinc finger protein XlCGF7.1-like, which gives rise to MLTYGKQKPLCTCCGKKHAEMLRFIFRSMSILCAESAAVWHLLHIKNPQMSKTAVETTQKNAINPQYFLHCGFNQIRCGKFHNGIRSVCTWPYCSECGKSFNQKSDLVKHQRTHTREKPFSYSECGKCFNQKSDLVKHQRIHTGEKPFCCSECGKCFNRKEYLIRHQSIHTGEKRFSCSECGKCFTQKSDLVKHKIIHTGEKPFSCSECGKCFNQKSDLVKHQRIHTGEKPFFC